A stretch of Miscanthus floridulus cultivar M001 chromosome 13, ASM1932011v1, whole genome shotgun sequence DNA encodes these proteins:
- the LOC136500163 gene encoding uncharacterized protein, whose protein sequence is MGNRGSYEPWTSLAAPVNCHGPSLRRLSFPLPAPVSSGRVLLNPAYAQCKSVIHDELRSFRVFLQWCALDHSTRAGRAASYAAFVALALLVPAAVSLSLRADAALSRDSASAITFNRVAQAPSTGLAVISFATLAAFFRRLGGLRQLLFLDGALRDDTAFVRRGYARELDRAFRTLAALLLPSLCVEAAHKAVFFFCTVRVEPPAAVFPFATPLLLPWRAVALVATVASWVYRTGVFLLVCVLFRLTCELQILRFEGIYGMFDVESRPAAAPAEIFAEHRRIRTQLLATSHRYRVFIICCLVTITVSQLGALLIALSSRDAKSFSNTGDLLVGSAVQLSGFFMCLLGAARITHRAQRMVSIASQWHMSMESSMHHGKSSSPATTSASDDVDASSHVSGSSTTAVSQAEAGAPCSYRSRQALVTYLRHNGGGITLFGFTLDRGLLHTIFVFEMTLVLWILSKVVVL, encoded by the exons atggggaatag GGGCAGCTACGAGCCATGGACCTCGCTCGCCGCCCCTGTGAACTGTCACGGGCCTTCCCTCCGGCGCCTCTCCTTTCCCCTCCCGGCTCCCGTCTCCTCAG GACGAGTGCTGCTGAACCCGGCGTACGCGCAGTGCAAGTCGGTGATCCACGACGAGCTGCGCAGCTTCCGCGTGTTCCTGCAGTGGTGCGCGCTGGACCACAGCACCCGTGCAGGGCGCGCCGCCTCGTACGCGGCGTTCGTGGCGCTGGCGCTCCTGGTGCCCGCCGCGGTGTCGCTGTCGCTCCGCGCCGACGCCGCGCTGTCCCGGGACTCCGCGTCCGCCATCACCTTCAACCGCGTGGCGCAGGCCCCCTCCACGGGGCTCGCTGTCATCTCCTTCGCCACGCTGGCCGCCTTCTTCCGCCGCCTCGGCGGCCTGCGGCAGCTGCTGTTCCTCGACGGCGCGCTCCGCGACGACACCGCCTTCGTCCGGCGCGGGTACGCGCGGGAGCTGGACCGCGCGTTCCGCACCCTGGCCGCGCTCCTGCTCCCGTCGCTCTGCGTGGAGGCCGCGCACAAGGCCGTCTTCTTCTTCTGCACCGTCAGGGTGGAGCCGCCAGCGGCGGTGTTTCCCTTCGCcacgccgctgctgctgccgtggCGCGCGGTGGCGCTGGTCGCCACGGTGGCGTCGTGGGTGTACCGGACAGGGGTGTTCCTGCTGGTGTGCGTGCTGTTCCGCCTCACCTGCGAGCTCCAGATCCTGCGCTTCGAGGGCATCTACGGCATGTTCGACGTGGAgtcgcgccccgccgccgcccccgccgagATCTTCGCAGAGCACCGCCGCATCCGCACGCAGCTGCTTGCCACCAGCCACCGGTACAGGGTGTTCATCATCTGCTGCCTCGTCACCATCACCGTCAGCCAGCTCGGCGCGCTCCTCATCGCCCTCTCGTCTAGGGACGCCAAGAGCTTCTCCAACACCGGCGACCTCCTG GTCGGCTCGGCGGTGCAGCTGAGCGGCTTCTTCATGTGCCTGCTGGGCGCGGCCAGGATCACGCACAGGGCGCAGAGGATGGTGTCCATCGCCAGCCAGTGGCACATGAGCATGGAGTCGTCCATGCACCATGGCAAATCGTCCTCGCCGGCCACAACGTCGGCCAGCGACGACGTCGACGCGTCGTCCCACGTCTCCGGCTCGTCGACAACGGCCGTCTCCCAGGCGGAGGCCGGAGCGCCGTGCTCGTACAGGAGCAGACAAGCACTCG TGACGTACCTACGACACAACGGCGGCGGGATCACCCTGTTCGGCTTCACGCTGGACAGGGGCCTCCTCCACACCATCTTCGTCTTCGAGATGACTCTGGTGCTCTGGATCCTCAGCAAAGTCGTGGTCCTCTAG